TCCGGCGGCGCGGGCGGTGCGGCTGGTTAGGCGCCCGCGCGGCGCCGGACCTCGCGGCGGCCGTGCGGGGGTGCGCGGGGCCCGGGACCGCGGGTGCCGGTACGGGAAGGGTCCCCGCCGAGGAGCGGGGACCCTTCCCGTACCGGACCGCGGGCGTCGCCCGCCGTGCCTAGGTGCTGTCGGTGCGGGGGGCCGGCTTCCGCTGTCGGCGCATCAGGGCGAGGCCCGTCAGGAGCGCCGTGAGCATCGCGGAGGCCACCGCCGTGGCCCCGGCCCAGGCCCAGGCGTGGCCCACGCTGTTGCCCAGCAGGGCGACCCCGCTGCTGCCCGCCATACCGTGGACGGCCACCACGCAGATGGACAGCGCGGCCGCGGACGCCCAGACCCGTACGGTCTCCCGCACGATCAGCCACTCGCCGAGCACCAGGCAGAGCAGGGCGATGGTGAAGACGAGGCCGTCCGCGTACCCGCCGGACCACAGGGCGCCGAAGTCCCTGGGGAGATGGATCACGCCGCACGCGAACAGCGTCGCCGCGGCGAGCCAGCGCAGGCCGGAGCGCTGCGCGGGGCCGTCCGCCTCGTTGTCCCGTGCGGAGGTCAGCGTCGGGGCGGGCGCCGAGGCCGTCGCCGTCGTCGTCGTCGCCGCGGAGCGGGGCGGGCGGAGGCAGGGGTCCTGCGGGACGGCCTGGCCTCCGGCCGTCGCCGCTCCCGGCGCCACCGCGTCCGGGGAGAGGGGGCGGCCCTGGGCGGTGCCCAGGATGCCGACCAGCTGGACGACGTCCTCGATGGGCCGTCCGACGGCCGCGGCACGGAGCGTCGTGTCGTTCTCGTCGAGCGTGTGACCGGCTTCGTTGAGCAGTGCGACCAGCTGGCGGACCTCGTCGAGAGGCCGGGCCACCGCGGCGGCGCGCAGCGCCTCGTCCGCGGGGCTGTCCACGGCCTTGGCGTCCTTGAGCTGGGTGACCAGCGCGACGACCTCCTCCAGCGGGCGGTAGGTGGCCGCCGTCCAGATGAGGGTCCGCATGCGCTCGTCGCTGTCCTCGTCCTCGGCGTCCGGGCGGTCGTCCGCGTCTTCCGCGTCCGCCCCCTTGGTCTCGCCGAGCATCGCCTCGACGAGCGCGGCGTCCGCCGCCGGGTGACCGGCCGGGCCGTCGTGGGCGTCGGCGCCACCGGCCCGGACGCCGGGCTCCTCCGGGGCGCTGGTGAGGGTGGGGCGGGCGGGGGCGTCCCGGCCGACCGGGCGGGTGATGCCGTCGGGGGCTCCGAAGCCGCCGGGGCGCTCCTCGGGGCGGCCGGTCCCGGAGGGGGCCCGCAGGCCGCCGGAACGGGTGAGGGCGTCCCGGTCGGACGCGGTCACGTCGTCGGTCGTGTCGTCGGTCGTGCCGCCGTGCGAGACGATGCCGCCGGGCGTCACCGTCATGCCCGCGGGCATGGCGTGCGCGGTGTTCGCGCCCCCGATGCCGCGGGGCGCGGTGCCGTGGCCCGGCGGGAGCGCGGGCACGGGGGGTACCGCACCGGCCCGTGCTTCGTCCGTGCGTACGCCCGCCTGTGCGCCCGTGCCCCGGGCCGTGCCGGGCCCGTGGGCCGGGGCGGCGCTCGCGTACGAGGGCGAGGCCGACCGCATCGGCGTGAACCCGCCTGTCCTGCGGGTCGTACCGGCCGTGGGCGTATGCGCGGGGGCCGGGCGCGCCGGTGCGGGGCGCGGCGTCTCCAGGGGGACGGCTTCGACGGGCACGGCGCCGGGCGGCGCGCCGAAGGGCCTCGCTATGGAGGCCGCCGCGTCGGGCGGCTGCTCCGGCCCGGGGGCCGCACCAGCGGCGTGGAACGTGGGATCGTCGGTGGTCATGGCGTGGCTCCGTTCGCCGGACTCCGGTGAGGCACACACCGTGTCGGTCCTCGTGCGCCGACCTGGCGCGCGGTCTGCTCCATGTAAGAGGCAAACCGCACCATTGCGCCATCAGGGAAAGGCGGACGGGTTACCACACCCCGCCAGGCGGGCCCGCACGGGGGAATCCGCGGGCCCGGTCACGCCGTGGCGGGAACCGGCCGATCAGGCGGACTGCTCCTCGCGCTCCACCTGGGCGTTCCACTCGCGCTTGACCGCGCGCCACGCCTCGTCGGACTTGCCGAGACGCCAGTACCCCGAGATCGACAGCCGCTCCAGCGGGATGCCGCGCTCCGTGCGCAGATGGCGGCGCAGCTCCCGCACCGCGCCCGCCTCGCCGTGGACGAACGCGTGGACCGTGCCCTCCGGGAAGTCCAGGCCCCGCACCGCCTCGACCAGCGCCTGGCCGACCGGGCGGCCGCGCCGGGGGAGCCAGCGCACCTCCGCGCCGGCCGGGGCGGCGATCTTCAGCTCGTCGTCCTCACCGTCCACCTCGATGAACGCGTGCGCGACGGCCCCTTCCGGCAGCCCCTCCAGGGCCGCGGCGATCGCCGGCAGGGCGCTCTCGTCGCCCACGAGCAGATGCCAGTCGGCCGCCGGGTCCGGCGCGTAGCCGCCGCCCGGGCCCAGGAAACGGACCGTCTCGCCGACCCGCGCCCGCGCCGCCCACGGCCCGGCGAGACCCTCGTCGCCGTGCACCACGAAGTCGATGGTCAGCTCCCGCTGCACCGGGTTCCAGGCGCGCACCGTGTACGTGCGCTGCGCGGGCCACTGGTCGCGCGGCAGCTCCTCGCGAATCCGCTCCAGGTCGAACGGCTCCGGGTACGTCACGCCCTCCGGAGCGAACAGGATCTTCACGTAGTGGTCGGTAAGACCGCTCGTGGCGAAGGCGTCCAGTCCGTCGCCGCCGAGCACGATCCGCACCATGTGCGGAGCGATCCGCTCGGCGCGCACCACCCGTGCCTCGTGGGCCTTCGGTGTCCTGCGGGACGGCTCATCCGCCACGGCGTACTCCCCGGAAAGTGGTTGCTTAGGTATGCCTAAGCTAACACTTCATCGGGGGAGAACGGCGAGCAGCCGCTCCAACGACCCTCCGAGACCCCACGTTTCGGCCAGCTTCCGCACCGCCTCCGGGTCCTTCGGGCCCGCCGGGAGCGCCGGGTCGAACGGCGGCAGCGGAACGTCGTCCGCGACCCGCACCACCTTCGGCGCGACCGCCAGGTACGGCCGCGCCTCGTCCAGGCGGCGGCGCTGCGCCGGGGTGAGCCTCGACGCCGGGTCGTCCACGGCGGCCATGATGCCCGCCAGGTCCCCGAACGCCTCCAGCAGCTTCGCCGCCGTCTTCTCGCCGACCCCGGGCACCCCCGGCAGCCCGTCGCTCGGGTCACCTCGCAGCGTGGCCAGATCCGCGTACCCCGGCCCGTCCACGCCGTACTTCCCGCGCAGCCACTCCTCGTCCACCGCCTGGAGCGTGCCGACGCCCTTCACCGGATACAGCACCCGCACCCCGCGCGCGTCGTCCACCAGCTGGAACAGGTCCCGGTCGCCCGTCACGATGTCCACGGGGCCCGGCGCCCGGCCCGCGAGCGTGCCGATCACGTCGTCCGCCTCGTACCCGGCGACGCCCACCCGCGCGATGCCCAGCGCGTCGAGCACCGCCTCGATCACCGGCACCTGCGGCGACAGCGTGTCCGGCACCTCCTCCTCGTCCGGCGCGCCCGGTCCCGTCTCCACGGCGACCCGGTGCGCCTTGTACGACGGGATCAGCTCGACCCGCCAGGCCGGCCGCCAGTCGGCGTCCATGCAGGCCACGAGGTCGTCCGGGTGGTGGTCCTGTACCAGCCGGGCGATGAAGTCGAGGAGCCCGCGCACGGCGTTGACCGGCGTGCCGTCCGGGGCGCGCACCGAGTCGGGGACCCCGAAGTAGGCCCGGAAGTACAGGGAAGCGGTGTCGAGGAGCATCAGGCGTCGCGTCACACCCCGCATGATGCCGTACGTCACCGACAGGCCACGCGTCGCAGAGCTTGGGCCGTTTGCGCTACTCGGTGGTACTCGCGCTGCGTAAGGTTGTCGGGAGAGGGAGGGAAGGGAGGGAAGACATGGACGACAAGGAAACTCCGCGGGTCGGCGCGGCCGTGCGCAGGAGGCGCAGGGCGCTGTCGCTGACCCTCGCCGCCGTCGCCGAGCGCAGCGGCCTGTCCGTGCCCTTTCTCAGCCAGATCGAGAACGAGCGCGCCCGTCCCAGCATGCGTTCCCTGGAGTGCATCGCCGACGCGCTGAAGACGACCGCCGTCGAGCTGCTCGACGCGGGTGACGCCGCCCGCACGGTCGATGTCGTCCGGGCCGCCGCGTACGCCGACGACCCGGGCGCCCCGACCGGTGTCCGCGCGCTGGTGCGCGGCGAGCACCAGATGCACGCCGACGAGTTCACCGGCGAGCACGACGCGGGCCGCGAACTGGTCCTCCGCAACGACGCCCTGCTGTACGTCGCCGACGGCACGGTGGAGGTGGAGGCCGAGGGCCGCGCCTACCGGCTGGAGCGCGGCGACACGCTGTACCTCTCCGGCGGGGTCCGCCACCGCTGGCGCGCCTCCGGCCCCGGCACGCGCGTCCTCGTCGTGTCCGTCGCGCCGCACATGGAGGCGACGGAGCAGTGACCCGCGTCGTGTCGCTGGTGCCGTCGCTCACCGAGGCCGTCGCGGTGTCCGCTCCCGGCGCCCTCGTGGGCCGTACGGACTGGTGCACGCACCCCGGGGGCCTCGACGCGCCCCGGATCGGCGGTACGAAGAACCCGGACGTGGCCGCCATCGTGGCGCTCCGCCCCGACCTCGTCGTCGCCAACGAGGAGGAGAACCGCCCCGACGACCTCGCCGCCCTGCGCGCCGCCGGACTCGACGTGCTGGTCACCGAGATCCGCGGCCTGGAGCAGGCGCTGCGGGAACTGGACCGGGTGCTGCGCGCCTGCGCGGTCCCCTCCCGGCCCCGCTGGCTGGACCAGGCCGAGGCCGCCTGGGCCGCCCTCGCCCCGGACGGGCCGCCCCGCAAGGCGGTCGTCCCCGTCTGGCGGCGGCCGTGGATGGTGCTGGGCCGGGACACGTTCGCCGGGGACCTGCTCGCCCGGCTGGGCGTCGCCAACGTGTACGCGGACCACCCGGAGCGCTACCCGCGCGTCCCGCTGGAGGAGCTGCGGGCCGCCGGGGCCGACCTGGTCGTCCTGCCCGACGAGCCGTACCGGTTCACCGCCGACGACGGGCCCGAGGCGTTCGACGGGCTGCCCGCCGCGCTGGTGGACGGGCGGTACCTCACCTGGTACGGGCCGTCGCTCGCCCGGGCGCCGGAGGCACTGGGGCAGGCGCTGCGGGCGGCGGTGCGCTGAGCGTCCTGTGGGGCGCGGTGGACCGGGGGGCG
This genomic window from Streptomyces thermolilacinus SPC6 contains:
- a CDS encoding helical backbone metal receptor; the encoded protein is MTRVVSLVPSLTEAVAVSAPGALVGRTDWCTHPGGLDAPRIGGTKNPDVAAIVALRPDLVVANEEENRPDDLAALRAAGLDVLVTEIRGLEQALRELDRVLRACAVPSRPRWLDQAEAAWAALAPDGPPRKAVVPVWRRPWMVLGRDTFAGDLLARLGVANVYADHPERYPRVPLEELRAAGADLVVLPDEPYRFTADDGPEAFDGLPAALVDGRYLTWYGPSLARAPEALGQALRAAVR
- a CDS encoding siderophore-interacting protein — translated: MADEPSRRTPKAHEARVVRAERIAPHMVRIVLGGDGLDAFATSGLTDHYVKILFAPEGVTYPEPFDLERIREELPRDQWPAQRTYTVRAWNPVQRELTIDFVVHGDEGLAGPWAARARVGETVRFLGPGGGYAPDPAADWHLLVGDESALPAIAAALEGLPEGAVAHAFIEVDGEDDELKIAAPAGAEVRWLPRRGRPVGQALVEAVRGLDFPEGTVHAFVHGEAGAVRELRRHLRTERGIPLERLSISGYWRLGKSDEAWRAVKREWNAQVEREEQSA
- a CDS encoding 5'-3' exonuclease, giving the protein MLLDTASLYFRAYFGVPDSVRAPDGTPVNAVRGLLDFIARLVQDHHPDDLVACMDADWRPAWRVELIPSYKAHRVAVETGPGAPDEEEVPDTLSPQVPVIEAVLDALGIARVGVAGYEADDVIGTLAGRAPGPVDIVTGDRDLFQLVDDARGVRVLYPVKGVGTLQAVDEEWLRGKYGVDGPGYADLATLRGDPSDGLPGVPGVGEKTAAKLLEAFGDLAGIMAAVDDPASRLTPAQRRRLDEARPYLAVAPKVVRVADDVPLPPFDPALPAGPKDPEAVRKLAETWGLGGSLERLLAVLPR
- a CDS encoding helix-turn-helix domain-containing protein gives rise to the protein MDDKETPRVGAAVRRRRRALSLTLAAVAERSGLSVPFLSQIENERARPSMRSLECIADALKTTAVELLDAGDAARTVDVVRAAAYADDPGAPTGVRALVRGEHQMHADEFTGEHDAGRELVLRNDALLYVADGTVEVEAEGRAYRLERGDTLYLSGGVRHRWRASGPGTRVLVVSVAPHMEATEQ